A region of the Pseudomonas sp. A34-9 genome:
GTCATTGACGAACTGGTTGTAGTCGAGGCGGTAGTAATGTTCGTGATCGTCACCCGGTGGAAACAGCCCGCTGAGGCTCAGTTGCTCGCCCATCGAGGTCTGCGCGTTACTGCTGACGCCGAGCAAGGCCTGGGTGCCGTTGCGGTTATCTTCGGTGGTGCTCAGCGTACTGGTGAAGGGTTTGCGACTGGCCTGGGCGACCAGGGTTGTCGCGCCGTCGGTGGTGCCGGGTGGTGGAACCTGGGCCTGGATCGTCACGCCGGGAATGCGTGTCATCAGTGTGGTGTAGCGCTCGAAGGTTTTGCGGGTCAGTGGCCGTTCGGCCTGGATTTTCGCCGCCAGTTTATCGAGCAGGACTTTGACTCGGCCGACATCGCCCTGGATCTGGACATCCCGCACGTAGCCTTCCACCAGCACCACGCGCGCTACGCCGTCATTGAAGTTTTGCTGCGGCAAGAACGCGTAGGACAGCAAATAGCCGTCCTGCTGATAGCGCCGGGTGATGCTGCGCGTGGCTTCGATCAGGTCGGCGAGGCTGCTTTGGTGGCCGATCAGGGGCTTATAGATGTCGGCGAGTTCGTTGAGTGGGTAAAGGGTTCCGCCTTCGATCTGCACGGTTTGCAGATTGATTTTAGTGTCCATCAGCAGTGGCTGCGCGGCGGCTGCACCGGCGTCCGGCACTTGCACGGGCGCGGCGCTCGGGCGATAGGCGTCGGCCGGCAGGTTCGGCACGGGCAGGTTGCGGATGGTTTCGTTGCTGTTGAGGAAACTGGGCAGGGTGTCGGCGAGGGCGGCGGAACTGAGACTGAGGAACAGCAGGGATGCCATTACGCGCATAGGACACTCCATGGTCAGAACACAGCACTGGGCTGATTTCTCCTAAGAAAAAAGGCGGAAGA
Encoded here:
- a CDS encoding POTRA domain-containing protein — encoded protein: MRVMASLLFLSLSSAALADTLPSFLNSNETIRNLPVPNLPADAYRPSAAPVQVPDAGAAAAQPLLMDTKINLQTVQIEGGTLYPLNELADIYKPLIGHQSSLADLIEATRSITRRYQQDGYLLSYAFLPQQNFNDGVARVVLVEGYVRDVQIQGDVGRVKVLLDKLAAKIQAERPLTRKTFERYTTLMTRIPGVTIQAQVPPPGTTDGATTLVAQASRKPFTSTLSTTEDNRNGTQALLGVSSNAQTSMGEQLSLSGLFPPGDDHEHYYRLDYNQFVNDEGAQLALSASRYRADPGTNVLLDNGLQLKPHRENDRYSIGFTLPLIAASNELLTAGSRLYAVNDKTRYNVIGYPLSVEERTDIRALAFESDWRKADARQLRILSGGVYQGLDSMGAKTNNDAIDLDFFRVRLSGVQSDKFFDNWQGVLSAALYWSDDTLPDSERAVFGGQNFGRGYPDDQASGDKGWGVAYEVNYSFNRDGNWVRILQPYVVLDRSRSWFNELPVRANNLSSAAIGLRFGDAKYYNIALEAAKAMSDEALDTFNRRPRYSISFSYQL